Proteins from a single region of Hordeum vulgare subsp. vulgare chromosome 6H, MorexV3_pseudomolecules_assembly, whole genome shotgun sequence:
- the LOC123404000 gene encoding 2-oxoisovalerate dehydrogenase subunit beta 1, mitochondrial-like, producing MATRALREVVVRRRVGAAGIVGGRRFSDTAAAAAAAPAGAAERGDGGAGKAVNLFTAVNQALHIALDTDPRSYVFGEDVGFGGVFRCTTGLAERFGKQRVFNTPLCEQGIAGFAIGLAAMDNRAIAEIQFADYIFPAFDQIVNEAAKFRYRSGNEFNCGGLTIRSPYGAVGHGGHYHSQSPEAFFCHVPGLKVVIPRSPREAKGLLLASIRDPNPVIFFEPKWLYRLAVEEVPEGDYMLPLSQAEVIRKGSDITLVGWGAQLAVLAQACEDASKDGISCELIDLRTLIPWDKETVEASVSKTGKLLVSHEAPVTGGFGAEIAASIAERCFQRLEAPVARVCGLDTPFPLVYEQFYMPTKNKIVDAIKATVNY from the exons ATGGCCACGAGAGCTTTAagggaggtggtggtgaggaggaGGGTCGGAGCCGCCGGGATTGTTGGCGGCAGACGCTTCTCcgacaccgccgccgccgccgccgccgctccggcggGGGCGGCGGAGAGGGGGGACGGGGGAGCGGGGAAGGCGGTGAACCTCTTCACCGCCGTCAACCAGGCGCTCCACATCGCGCTCGACACCGACCCGCG CTCTTACGTCTTTGGAGAGGATGTGGGTTTCGGCGGCGTCTTCCGCTGCACGACGGGCCTAGCCGAACGATTCGGGAAACAGAGAGTATTCAATACGCCATTGTGTGAACAG GGTATTGCCGGATTTGCTATTGGCTTAGCAGCAATG GACAATAGAGCTATTGCTGAAATCCAGTTTGCAGATTATATCTTTCCAGCATTTGATCAG ATTGTCAACGAAGCCGCTAAATTCAGATACCGAAGTGGAAATGAATTTAACTGTGGAG GTTTAACAATTCGATCTCCATATGGTGCTGTTGGACATGGTGGTCACTACCATTCACAGTCACCAGAGGCTTTCTTCTGCCATGTTCCTGGCCTGAAG GTTGTCATACCTCGGAGTCCACGTGAGGCCAAGGGACTGTTGCTGGCCAGCATTCGTGACCCAAACCCAGTCATCTTTTTCGAGCCAAAG TGGCTGTACCGTTTGGCTGTTGAAGAAGTTCCTGAGGGGGACTATATGCTGCCTTTATCCCAGGCGGAA GTGATCCGCAAAGGAAGTGATATAACACTTGTTGGTTGGGGAGCTCAACTTGCAGTGTTGGCACAAGCATGTGAAGATGCTTCAAAG GATGGAATTTCTTGCGAGCTCATAGATCTAAGAACGCTAATTCCATGGGACAAGGAAACAGTCGAGGCCTCTGTCAGCAAGACCGGAAAGCTTCTT GTTAGTCATGAGGCCCCAGTCACAGGAGGGTTTGGTGCAGAAATCGCTGCATCCATTGCTGAGCGCTGCTTCCAGAGG TTAGAAGCGCCTGTCGCGAGGGTCTGCGGCCTCGACACCCCTTTCCCACTTGTTTATGAACAATTCTACATGCCCACAAAGAACAAG ATCGTGGATGCTATTAAAGCAACTGTAAATTACTGA